In Qipengyuania psychrotolerans, one DNA window encodes the following:
- a CDS encoding S24 family peptidase yields the protein MAKTISEDRARLVQLTDENRTSLSALSSMLGRNPSYLQQFVRKGSPRRLEEKDRRRLAEFFGVNEVELGADPDIGRPRESEDFLAVPRLALDASAGPGAVSAEEISFDSFRFSRRWLREMGLDGARLSAIRVEGDSMEPLLRSGDEIFVDRNKRAGEGIHVVRIGDALHVKQVQASAPGRIKLISANDAYAPIELGGEEVEIIGRVVWKGGRI from the coding sequence ATGGCGAAAACAATCAGCGAAGACCGCGCCCGGCTGGTTCAGTTGACAGACGAAAATCGCACCAGCCTTTCTGCGCTGTCGTCGATGTTGGGCCGTAATCCCAGTTACTTGCAGCAGTTCGTGCGCAAGGGAAGTCCGCGGCGGCTGGAGGAAAAGGACCGCCGCCGTCTCGCCGAATTCTTCGGGGTGAACGAGGTCGAACTGGGAGCTGATCCTGATATCGGCCGTCCGCGCGAATCGGAGGATTTCCTGGCCGTGCCCCGCCTTGCTCTGGACGCTTCGGCGGGGCCGGGTGCCGTTTCAGCCGAGGAAATTTCCTTCGACAGCTTCCGCTTTTCGCGGCGCTGGCTGCGGGAGATGGGTTTGGACGGGGCAAGGCTATCCGCGATCCGTGTCGAAGGTGACAGTATGGAGCCGCTTTTGCGCAGCGGTGACGAGATTTTCGTCGACCGCAACAAGCGCGCGGGCGAGGGTATCCATGTGGTCCGCATCGGCGACGCACTTCATGTGAAGCAGGTTCAGGCCAGCGCGCCGGGGCGCATCAAATTGATCAGCGCGAACGACGCTTATGCGCCGATCGAACTCGGCGGCGAGGAGGTCGAAATCATCGGGCGGGTCGTCTGGAAGGGTGGGAGAATTTAA
- a CDS encoding c-type cytochrome: MKLFGVTVAAAISLTACQTYSAEPAQDAVPVSASAEAIPVYVTAICGDCHALTGNAVSPNPEAPGFADVANSPGLTHDTLVAFLSDAHNYPMQMDVDLDEADIEDIADYMMTLKSDDYVTPPS; the protein is encoded by the coding sequence ATGAAGCTTTTCGGAGTGACCGTTGCAGCCGCAATTTCGCTGACCGCTTGCCAAACCTACTCGGCAGAACCTGCTCAGGATGCAGTTCCGGTTTCAGCCAGCGCAGAAGCCATTCCCGTCTATGTCACCGCCATTTGCGGAGATTGTCACGCCTTGACCGGCAACGCCGTCTCGCCAAACCCTGAGGCACCCGGTTTTGCAGACGTCGCCAATAGTCCGGGCCTGACCCACGACACGCTGGTCGCATTCCTGTCGGATGCGCACAATTACCCGATGCAGATGGATGTCGACCTCGACGAAGCGGATATCGAGGACATCGCTGATTACATGATGACCCTGAAATCGGACGATTACGTCACGCCGCCATCTTGA
- a CDS encoding MBL fold metallo-hydrolase — translation MKAGIVPVTPLQQNCSLIWCTKTNKGALIDPGGDLDKLKAAVAKSGVELEKILITHGHMDHCGEAGVLAKELGLPIEGPHEADRFWISRLEEDGARYGMNSKVFEPDRWLEDGDTVTVGELTLEVIHCPGHTPGHVAFFNRESKFAIVGDVLFQGSIGRTDFPMGNHQDLIDAITQKLWPLGDDVTFIPGHGPTSTFGRERKTNAFVSDAALA, via the coding sequence ATGAAAGCCGGAATTGTCCCGGTCACGCCCCTGCAGCAGAATTGCTCGCTCATCTGGTGCACGAAGACCAACAAGGGTGCGCTGATTGATCCCGGGGGTGATCTCGACAAGTTGAAAGCGGCGGTTGCGAAATCCGGGGTCGAACTGGAAAAAATCCTCATCACCCACGGACATATGGATCACTGCGGCGAGGCGGGCGTGTTGGCGAAAGAGCTCGGCCTGCCAATCGAAGGTCCGCACGAAGCCGATCGGTTCTGGATCAGCCGGCTTGAGGAAGACGGCGCGCGCTATGGCATGAACAGCAAGGTGTTCGAGCCGGACCGCTGGCTGGAAGATGGCGACACCGTCACAGTTGGTGAGCTGACACTGGAGGTCATCCATTGCCCAGGTCACACACCGGGGCACGTGGCCTTCTTCAATCGTGAAAGCAAATTCGCCATTGTCGGCGATGTGCTGTTCCAGGGCAGCATCGGCCGCACCGATTTCCCGATGGGTAACCACCAGGACTTGATCGACGCGATTACCCAGAAGCTTTGGCCGCTTGGCGATGATGTGACGTTCATCCCGGGGCATGGCCCGACCAGCACATTCGGCCGGGAACGCAAGACCAACGCCTTTGTCAGCGATGCTGCTCTGGCATGA
- a CDS encoding MAPEG family protein translates to MGIFLPVTLTAAAAAALINLWLAVRVGQMRGTTKTIHGDDGGGPLTRRMRAQLNFVENTPFVLVLIAAIEISGKGQPWLAWVAGVYMLGRVAHGIGMDAETGTKPRMIGTLITMLTLLGLAVVATLIAMRMI, encoded by the coding sequence ATGGGCATTTTTCTACCGGTTACACTGACCGCGGCGGCGGCAGCTGCACTCATCAACCTATGGCTGGCTGTCCGTGTCGGCCAGATGCGCGGCACGACGAAGACAATCCACGGCGATGACGGCGGCGGTCCGCTCACGCGCAGGATGCGCGCGCAGCTCAATTTTGTTGAGAATACACCATTCGTCCTGGTGCTGATCGCGGCAATCGAGATTTCGGGAAAAGGCCAACCGTGGCTGGCATGGGTAGCGGGTGTCTATATGCTTGGCCGTGTGGCCCATGGCATCGGCATGGACGCCGAAACGGGGACCAAGCCGCGCATGATCGGCACCCTCATCACCATGCTCACGCTGCTGGGCCTCGCCGTTGTGGCAACGCTCATCGCGATGCGGATGATCTAG
- the rpmF gene encoding 50S ribosomal protein L32: MAVPKRKVSPHRRGNRRSHDSLKVEAHHECSNCGELKRPHNLCSHCGYYNGREVIAVGL; the protein is encoded by the coding sequence ATGGCCGTCCCCAAGAGAAAAGTATCGCCCCACCGCCGCGGCAACCGCCGTTCGCATGATTCGCTCAAGGTCGAGGCTCATCACGAGTGCTCGAACTGCGGCGAACTCAAGCGTCCGCACAACCTTTGCTCGCATTGCGGCTACTACAACGGGCGTGAAGTAATCGCCGTCGGTCTTTAA
- the plsX gene encoding phosphate acyltransferase PlsX: protein MSLPRIAIDAMGGDEGVRTMIDGAAMARRRHDRFQFLLVGDETRIKAALADHPGMSGASEILHCEDVVEGDEKPSRAIRRAKTTSMGLAVDAVKRGEAGAAVSAGNTGALMAMSKLALRTMPGVDRPALAALLPTLGENDVIMLDLGANRDCDARNLVQFAIMGAAYSRIVTGLERPRTRLLNIGTEENKGTEDIQNAAETLRAATGLSMEFEGYVEADKINRGDCDVVVHDGFSGNIALKAIEGTARFVTDLLRRAFTSSVRSKVGFLVSRPATELLKHHLDPNNHNGAVFLGLNGVVVKSHGSADARGVANAVEVAARLLEDDITNRIARDLREVNTEGFNAK from the coding sequence ATGAGTTTGCCGCGTATCGCTATTGACGCGATGGGCGGCGACGAAGGCGTGCGCACCATGATTGATGGTGCCGCAATGGCTCGGCGCCGCCATGACCGGTTCCAGTTCCTGCTGGTCGGCGACGAAACGCGAATCAAAGCCGCGCTCGCCGATCATCCGGGCATGTCGGGCGCGTCCGAAATCCTGCACTGCGAAGATGTGGTCGAAGGCGACGAAAAGCCTTCGCGCGCAATTCGCCGTGCCAAGACCACCAGCATGGGCCTTGCGGTCGATGCCGTGAAGCGCGGCGAAGCCGGCGCGGCAGTGTCCGCTGGCAATACCGGCGCGCTTATGGCGATGAGCAAGCTTGCCTTGCGCACCATGCCCGGGGTCGATCGTCCTGCCCTTGCGGCATTGCTACCGACGCTCGGCGAAAATGACGTCATCATGCTCGACCTCGGTGCGAACCGGGATTGCGATGCCCGCAACCTTGTCCAGTTTGCGATCATGGGTGCAGCCTACTCGCGCATCGTGACAGGGCTTGAACGGCCGCGCACGCGCCTGCTGAATATCGGCACCGAAGAAAACAAGGGGACCGAGGACATCCAGAACGCCGCAGAGACCCTGCGGGCCGCGACCGGATTGTCCATGGAATTCGAAGGTTATGTCGAAGCTGACAAGATCAACCGCGGTGATTGCGATGTGGTCGTGCACGACGGTTTTTCCGGCAATATTGCCCTGAAGGCGATCGAGGGTACTGCGCGGTTCGTCACCGACTTGTTGCGCCGCGCTTTCACCAGTTCGGTCCGTTCGAAAGTCGGATTCCTGGTGTCACGTCCCGCGACAGAATTGCTCAAGCATCACCTTGACCCCAACAATCACAATGGCGCCGTCTTCCTTGGCCTGAACGGTGTGGTGGTGAAGAGCCATGGCAGCGCCGATGCGCGCGGTGTGGCGAATGCTGTCGAGGTTGCGGCACGGCTGCTTGAGGATGATATCACCAACCGTATCGCCAGGGATCTGCGCGAAGTGAACACTGAAGGCTTCAACGCGAAATGA
- a CDS encoding beta-ketoacyl-ACP synthase III: MIRAVVTGSGSALPVNCVTNADLADRVDTSDEWIVERTGIRQRHIAGENETTSTLATEAARRALEDAGVDASEIGLIILATATPDFTFPATATQVQHALGCGGGVAFDVQAVCSGFLYALGTADSLLRTGMAKKALVIGAETFSRILDWEDRTTCVLFGDGAGAVVLEARDVADNGPGILATKLHADGAHRELLYVDGGPSTTGQVGKLRMKGREVFRHAVVNLADVLKEVLVQANVEVDMIDWVVPHQANARILDATARKLNLDPSKVIVTVDQHANTSAASVPLALDVARRDGRIKAGDLVMFEAMGGGFTWGAALARM; the protein is encoded by the coding sequence ATGATTCGCGCAGTGGTCACCGGCAGCGGGAGCGCTCTACCCGTCAATTGCGTGACCAATGCCGATTTGGCCGACCGAGTCGATACCAGCGACGAATGGATCGTTGAACGCACCGGTATCCGACAGCGCCATATCGCTGGTGAAAACGAAACCACTTCCACTCTGGCGACCGAAGCTGCGCGGCGTGCGCTCGAGGATGCGGGTGTCGATGCGAGCGAGATCGGACTGATTATTCTCGCGACCGCTACGCCTGATTTTACCTTCCCTGCCACCGCAACGCAGGTCCAGCATGCGCTTGGCTGCGGCGGTGGAGTCGCGTTTGACGTTCAGGCCGTATGCTCCGGCTTTCTATATGCCCTCGGTACTGCCGATTCGCTGCTGCGTACCGGCATGGCGAAAAAGGCGCTTGTCATTGGCGCGGAAACTTTCAGCCGCATTCTCGACTGGGAAGACCGTACGACTTGCGTTCTGTTCGGTGATGGCGCCGGAGCGGTGGTCCTTGAAGCGCGCGACGTCGCGGATAATGGGCCGGGCATTCTGGCTACGAAATTGCACGCCGACGGTGCTCACCGCGAATTGCTTTATGTGGATGGCGGGCCATCGACGACGGGACAAGTAGGCAAGCTTCGCATGAAAGGCCGGGAGGTTTTCCGCCATGCTGTAGTGAACTTGGCCGACGTGCTCAAAGAGGTGCTGGTGCAGGCTAATGTCGAGGTCGATATGATCGACTGGGTCGTTCCGCATCAGGCAAATGCACGCATCCTCGATGCGACTGCTCGCAAGCTCAATCTCGATCCTTCCAAGGTCATCGTGACCGTGGATCAACATGCGAACACCTCGGCGGCATCTGTGCCCCTGGCGCTCGACGTCGCACGGCGCGATGGCCGGATAAAAGCTGGCGACCTGGTGATGTTCGAAGCGATGGGCGGCGGCTTTACATGGGGCGCTGCGCTCGCCCGAATGTAA
- a CDS encoding integration host factor subunit alpha: protein MMRSVGTLTRADLAETINRKIGLSRSESLDLVEQVLAKMSDALVRGENVKISGFGSFVLRDKKERIGRNPKTGVEVPITPRRVMTFRASQLLKDRVSNG from the coding sequence ATGATGCGCTCGGTGGGAACCTTGACCCGCGCTGATCTGGCGGAAACTATCAATCGGAAAATTGGCCTCAGCAGGTCAGAATCCCTCGATTTGGTTGAGCAGGTGCTCGCCAAGATGTCGGATGCCCTTGTGCGCGGCGAAAACGTCAAGATCTCTGGTTTTGGCAGCTTCGTATTGCGCGACAAGAAGGAGCGGATTGGCCGCAATCCGAAAACCGGCGTCGAAGTGCCGATCACACCGCGCCGCGTGATGACTTTCCGGGCAAGCCAACTCCTGAAAGATCGCGTCTCGAACGGATAG
- a CDS encoding MerR family transcriptional regulator: protein MAEFDDHKDDGALRTIGEVARATGIKTHVLRYWEQQFPSLKPLKRSGGRRYYRPEDVKLVEQIDRLVNRDGYTLKGAKAALRGTPDPQAAAQAIDLPESGDADILSRLKAIRDDLKAALAA, encoded by the coding sequence ATGGCAGAATTCGACGATCACAAAGATGACGGTGCTTTGCGCACCATCGGCGAAGTAGCACGGGCGACTGGCATCAAGACGCACGTCCTGCGGTATTGGGAACAGCAATTCCCCAGCCTGAAACCGCTCAAGCGCAGCGGTGGGCGTCGCTATTATCGGCCGGAAGACGTTAAATTGGTCGAACAGATTGATCGTCTGGTCAACCGGGATGGCTACACTCTGAAGGGCGCGAAAGCTGCCCTTCGCGGCACCCCTGACCCGCAGGCCGCGGCACAAGCGATTGACCTGCCGGAGAGCGGCGATGCAGACATCCTGTCACGCCTGAAGGCAATTCGCGATGATCTGAAAGCTGCGCTTGCGGCTTAG
- a CDS encoding M24 family metallopeptidase: protein MSRVTIKGGFSPARWVVMCLAATFASYAVPSNAGAILPPIIAMSDAEQTDPALPEILSMRDRAALVDRILEERLETVIPRIMREEGVSMWLLMAREYFEEPVIATMLNAENMHARRRTILIFHDPGDGKPLERLTVSRYGLGGLFESAWDPETQPDQWNAVAQIISERNPENIAINFSENTAFGDGMTLSQFRGITDALPQEFQDRIISGETLSVRWLETRTPLELEIYPGIVRTAHALIAEAFSNKVITPGVTTTHDVRWWYREKLASLGLRAWFHPSVGIQRQGTEGIIYSDTVIEPGDLLWTDFGITYLRLNTDTQHLAYVLRPGETEAPAGLVAGLSATNRVQDYLLESFKAGASGNEILANARAAAVKDGLDPSIYSHPIGFHGHGAGSPIGFWDNQNGDSRGEYPVRAGTTWSIELTNYSQVPEWGGQRVDFRSEEDAYFDGERVRFLDGRQTELTLIPSD from the coding sequence ATGAGCCGGGTGACAATCAAGGGAGGCTTCTCGCCGGCACGGTGGGTAGTGATGTGTCTCGCGGCAACTTTCGCGTCCTATGCGGTTCCATCCAATGCGGGCGCCATCCTCCCGCCAATCATCGCCATGAGCGATGCCGAACAGACCGATCCCGCATTGCCCGAAATACTCAGCATGCGGGACAGGGCCGCATTGGTCGATCGCATCCTCGAGGAACGGCTGGAAACCGTTATCCCGCGCATCATGCGCGAAGAAGGCGTCTCGATGTGGCTGCTGATGGCGCGCGAATATTTCGAAGAGCCGGTCATCGCGACAATGCTCAACGCCGAGAACATGCATGCCCGCCGGCGCACCATTCTGATCTTTCACGATCCCGGTGATGGCAAGCCGCTCGAGCGGCTTACTGTCAGCCGGTACGGGCTTGGCGGTCTGTTCGAATCGGCCTGGGACCCGGAGACGCAGCCTGATCAGTGGAATGCTGTTGCGCAAATTATCTCCGAGCGTAACCCGGAGAATATTGCCATCAATTTCTCTGAAAATACCGCCTTCGGCGATGGCATGACGCTGAGCCAGTTCCGCGGAATTACAGACGCGCTGCCTCAGGAATTTCAGGACCGGATCATTTCCGGCGAGACATTGTCAGTCCGCTGGCTTGAAACTCGCACCCCTCTGGAACTGGAAATCTATCCGGGCATCGTGCGCACTGCGCATGCACTCATCGCCGAAGCATTCTCGAACAAGGTCATCACTCCGGGTGTAACGACAACTCACGATGTGAGATGGTGGTACCGCGAAAAGCTGGCCAGTCTGGGTCTGCGGGCATGGTTTCATCCCTCCGTCGGCATCCAGCGTCAGGGCACGGAGGGTATAATCTACTCCGATACCGTGATTGAACCGGGGGATCTGCTGTGGACCGATTTCGGGATCACCTATCTTCGGCTCAACACTGATACGCAGCACCTGGCCTATGTCCTGCGTCCTGGTGAAACGGAAGCACCGGCAGGGCTTGTCGCAGGGCTCTCCGCGACCAACCGTGTGCAGGATTATCTGCTGGAATCGTTCAAAGCCGGTGCCAGCGGGAATGAGATTCTCGCCAATGCGCGGGCTGCTGCGGTCAAGGATGGCCTTGATCCTTCCATCTATTCGCATCCCATCGGGTTTCATGGTCATGGTGCCGGGTCGCCTATCGGCTTCTGGGACAACCAGAACGGCGATTCCCGCGGAGAATATCCGGTACGCGCAGGCACGACCTGGTCGATAGAGCTGACGAATTACAGCCAAGTACCGGAATGGGGAGGACAGCGGGTCGATTTCCGGTCCGAGGAAGATGCTTATTTCGACGGCGAGCGAGTACGCTTTCTCGATGGCCGCCAGACCGAACTGACGCTTATCCCGTCGGATTGA
- a CDS encoding AAA family ATPase, with translation MLIKQLRLSGFKSFVEPSTLRIEPGLTGVVGPNGCGKSNLLEAIRWVMGESSPKSMRSGGMEDVIFAGTATRPQRDFAEVQLSAETDEGDELEVIRRIERGAGSAYRVNGSDVRAKDVALTFADAATGAHSPALVSQGKIAQVIAAKPVERRQMLEEAAGIAGLHVRRKDAESKLRQTETNLSRLEDLMAGLDSQIASLRRQAKQAERYKTLSDQIKSAEARLVFARWRDAAAAADEAKKAAAKADTQVRDAQVAADEAQKAQRQAAEALAHAREEQADRRDDASAHGHRMAALTSQLEAAEQRLADLNRQKTRLEEDRGDADRLTKDAAEALARLEKDLAASEKDLAANEERRPALVAQSDDAERASRTAELALAKATADNAGVEAEWRVVEAEIAQARARLERVEAEGRRMAQQRGALASEDVGSAVVRAKQAAEQAALTLAEKRSAIEAMQARKGELQSARDEASSAYSTAKAELSGIQREHDALLRDREARERATAKRAGRKQAIDGLKAAKGYERAAAAALGRDGKALLGLPDGGADGRYWTGADAPKKVTNSLIDYLDDCPDELRARLALVYVAEKDDGGALAPGECLVTMDGKLRRWDGLVVRGEGAAEAARLEADNRYAELAAQLPDLQSAVAKAEAAQAAASEELASLQRDLVAADRELASAANEERQSLRALDQADAARERIANRLAELEQSEVEHAELLASVQADLAASEAKRSALPDPEAGRASLEASRAKNEAARTSLQARAAELAAHDQSLAVARERTAAQRSDMANWQARSGEAARRLSDMARRFDEIEEQRAIFAAKPEGLIREIEQGDQVRERLGTDLAEAEKAVAAANLLAQEADQTFSTANEALAAARENRAGLAARAENQDGRRIEMARISGERFQSPPPLLPGKFEFEEATVKSAEAEAEEMDRLTASRERIGPVNLVAAEELEKIESEHGSNAAEQEELREAVHRLRGSIGSLNREGRERLREAFEQVNEHFKRLFTRLFEGGEAHLALIDSDDPLEAGLEIFAQPPGKRLQSLTLLSGGEQALTATALIFALFLTNPAPICVLDEVDAPLDDANIDRFCDLLDAMVRETNTRYLIVTHNAVTMSRMHRLFGVTMIEKGISRLVSVDLGGAEELLAAE, from the coding sequence ATGCTCATCAAACAGCTCAGACTGAGCGGTTTCAAGAGCTTTGTCGAACCATCCACCCTGCGCATCGAACCCGGGCTGACCGGCGTCGTAGGCCCCAATGGCTGCGGCAAATCCAACCTGCTTGAAGCAATCCGCTGGGTTATGGGCGAAAGCTCGCCCAAATCCATGCGCTCGGGCGGTATGGAAGATGTTATTTTCGCAGGTACAGCCACTCGGCCGCAGCGTGACTTTGCCGAGGTGCAACTGTCCGCAGAAACCGATGAAGGCGACGAGCTCGAAGTCATCCGCAGGATCGAGCGGGGAGCCGGCTCGGCCTACCGCGTCAATGGCAGCGACGTGCGCGCCAAGGATGTCGCGCTTACCTTTGCGGACGCCGCGACCGGTGCGCACTCTCCAGCCCTGGTGAGCCAGGGCAAGATTGCACAGGTTATTGCTGCAAAGCCGGTCGAAAGGCGGCAAATGCTCGAGGAAGCTGCGGGCATTGCGGGACTGCATGTCCGCCGCAAGGATGCCGAGAGCAAGCTGCGTCAGACCGAAACGAACCTGTCGCGCCTCGAGGATCTGATGGCAGGTCTCGACAGCCAGATCGCTTCGCTCAGGCGGCAGGCCAAGCAGGCGGAACGTTACAAGACGCTGTCCGACCAGATAAAGTCCGCCGAAGCTCGCCTTGTCTTTGCGCGCTGGCGTGACGCGGCAGCAGCCGCTGATGAGGCCAAGAAAGCGGCGGCCAAGGCCGACACGCAAGTGCGCGATGCGCAAGTAGCCGCAGATGAAGCGCAGAAGGCCCAGCGCCAGGCGGCTGAGGCTCTCGCCCATGCGCGCGAAGAGCAGGCTGACCGGCGTGATGATGCCAGCGCGCACGGGCACCGGATGGCGGCCCTCACAAGCCAGCTCGAAGCCGCCGAACAGCGGCTTGCAGACCTGAACCGCCAGAAGACACGGCTCGAAGAAGATCGCGGTGATGCCGACCGGTTGACCAAGGACGCGGCAGAAGCATTGGCCCGGCTTGAAAAGGATCTCGCCGCAAGCGAAAAAGATCTCGCGGCCAATGAGGAACGTCGGCCTGCCCTCGTCGCGCAAAGCGACGATGCAGAGCGTGCCAGCCGAACCGCCGAGCTGGCGCTTGCCAAGGCCACTGCCGACAATGCCGGGGTCGAAGCCGAATGGCGCGTGGTCGAAGCCGAGATCGCGCAGGCGCGCGCACGTCTGGAACGCGTGGAGGCTGAAGGCCGGCGCATGGCGCAGCAGCGCGGTGCACTGGCCAGCGAAGATGTCGGAAGCGCGGTTGTACGGGCGAAGCAGGCAGCGGAGCAGGCCGCGCTCACTCTGGCTGAAAAGCGCAGCGCCATCGAGGCCATGCAGGCCCGCAAGGGTGAACTCCAGAGCGCACGGGACGAAGCCTCCAGCGCATATTCGACCGCCAAAGCCGAACTTTCGGGCATCCAGCGCGAACATGATGCTCTGCTGCGGGACCGCGAGGCGCGCGAACGGGCGACCGCCAAGCGGGCTGGCCGCAAACAAGCGATTGACGGACTCAAGGCCGCCAAGGGTTACGAGCGCGCCGCTGCCGCAGCGCTGGGACGCGACGGGAAGGCCCTGCTCGGCCTGCCCGATGGCGGTGCAGATGGCCGCTATTGGACAGGCGCAGACGCGCCGAAGAAAGTCACCAACAGCCTCATCGACTATCTCGACGACTGCCCTGACGAATTGCGTGCGAGGCTCGCCCTGGTGTACGTGGCCGAGAAGGATGACGGCGGCGCGCTCGCGCCGGGCGAATGTCTCGTCACCATGGACGGGAAGCTGCGCCGCTGGGATGGCTTGGTCGTCCGCGGAGAAGGCGCGGCCGAAGCTGCACGCCTCGAAGCAGACAATCGTTATGCCGAGCTGGCCGCCCAATTACCCGATTTGCAGTCCGCCGTTGCCAAGGCTGAAGCCGCGCAGGCTGCCGCGTCGGAAGAGCTTGCCTCCCTCCAGCGCGACCTCGTCGCGGCCGACCGCGAGCTGGCAAGTGCCGCCAACGAGGAACGCCAGTCTCTTCGCGCGCTTGACCAGGCCGATGCTGCGCGCGAACGCATCGCCAATCGGCTGGCGGAACTCGAACAGTCGGAAGTTGAGCATGCCGAGTTGCTCGCGTCCGTACAGGCCGATCTCGCTGCGTCAGAAGCCAAGCGAAGCGCACTGCCTGACCCCGAAGCTGGCCGTGCCTCTCTGGAAGCCTCCCGTGCCAAGAACGAGGCTGCTCGTACATCCTTGCAGGCCCGCGCAGCGGAATTGGCGGCGCATGACCAGTCGCTAGCAGTGGCGCGCGAACGAACCGCCGCCCAGCGGTCGGACATGGCCAATTGGCAGGCCAGGTCTGGCGAGGCCGCTCGCCGCCTGTCCGATATGGCGCGGCGCTTTGATGAGATCGAAGAGCAGCGCGCAATCTTCGCCGCCAAGCCCGAAGGACTGATCCGGGAAATCGAGCAAGGCGACCAAGTGCGCGAACGGCTCGGCACTGACCTCGCAGAGGCGGAGAAGGCGGTCGCAGCAGCGAACCTGTTGGCTCAGGAAGCCGACCAGACCTTCAGCACGGCAAACGAAGCGCTCGCCGCCGCGCGTGAGAACCGCGCAGGCCTTGCTGCGCGGGCCGAAAATCAGGATGGCCGCAGGATTGAAATGGCTCGCATTTCGGGCGAGCGTTTTCAATCGCCCCCGCCCCTGCTGCCCGGAAAGTTTGAATTCGAGGAAGCGACGGTCAAATCTGCTGAAGCAGAGGCCGAGGAGATGGACCGGCTGACCGCCAGCCGCGAACGCATTGGCCCGGTCAACTTGGTAGCCGCCGAAGAGCTTGAAAAAATCGAATCGGAACACGGCTCCAACGCTGCCGAACAGGAAGAATTGCGCGAGGCGGTGCACCGTCTGCGCGGCTCGATCGGCAGCCTCAATCGCGAGGGCCGCGAACGGCTGCGTGAGGCTTTCGAGCAGGTCAACGAACACTTCAAGCGGCTGTTCACACGCCTGTTCGAAGGCGGCGAAGCGCACCTTGCCCTGATCGACAGCGACGATCCGCTCGAGGCCGGTCTCGAGATTTTCGCGCAACCGCCAGGCAAGCGCCTGCAGTCGCTGACCTTGTTGTCCGGCGGAGAACAGGCGCTCACCGCAACGGCGCTAATCTTTGCGCTGTTCCTAACCAACCCTGCGCCAATCTGCGTGCTGGACGAAGTCGATGCACCGCTCGACGATGCCAATATCGACCGTTTTTGCGATTTGCTTGATGCAATGGTTCGCGAAACCAACACGCGTTATCTCATCGTCACCCACAATGCCGTGACCATGAGCAGGATGCACCGCCTGTTTGGCGTGACCATGATCGAAAAGGGTATCAGCCGCCTCGTAAGTGTAGACCTTGGCGGTGCCGAGGAATTGCTGGCGGCAGAATAG
- a CDS encoding thioredoxin domain-containing protein produces MNTSLRFAFAAPLALALAACGGNAEEAGTGSLEGDAIAAIPAPEGSSWLEVGSKTEKGGFVIGNPDAPLKLVEFASHTCGACAYFAGNGSAPLQQDYVSTGVVSYEIRPLLRDPLDVTISTLAQCGAPESFHALSDQAWAALPQFGAALETNGAYESAMSAAPDQRFLLIAQGAGLIDFFASRGLSADQARSCLTDTAAIEALADASRAASDEMNVTGTPTFFLNGQRLDGNQWPQIEPALQTAGAR; encoded by the coding sequence ATGAATACCAGCCTGCGTTTTGCTTTCGCCGCACCCCTTGCTCTCGCGCTCGCCGCCTGCGGTGGGAATGCAGAAGAAGCCGGAACAGGCTCGCTCGAAGGTGACGCGATCGCCGCGATCCCGGCCCCCGAAGGGTCCAGCTGGCTGGAAGTTGGCAGCAAGACGGAAAAAGGCGGGTTCGTCATCGGCAACCCCGATGCCCCGCTCAAGCTCGTGGAATTCGCCAGCCATACGTGCGGGGCCTGCGCATACTTCGCCGGAAACGGCTCTGCGCCGCTCCAGCAAGATTACGTCAGCACGGGCGTGGTTAGCTATGAAATTCGCCCGCTCCTGCGTGATCCGCTCGACGTGACGATCTCGACCCTGGCGCAGTGCGGTGCGCCGGAAAGCTTCCACGCGCTGTCAGATCAGGCATGGGCCGCCCTGCCCCAGTTCGGCGCGGCACTGGAGACGAACGGCGCTTATGAATCAGCGATGTCGGCAGCGCCCGATCAACGCTTTCTCCTGATCGCACAGGGCGCAGGGTTGATCGATTTCTTCGCATCGCGCGGTCTTTCTGCAGATCAGGCACGATCCTGCCTGACCGACACCGCAGCGATTGAAGCCCTGGCTGATGCATCACGCGCCGCTTCCGACGAAATGAATGTAACCGGCACGCCGACATTCTTCCTGAATGGGCAGCGCCTCGACGGTAACCAGTGGCCACAGATCGAACCGGCACTTCAGACAGCTGGCGCCAGGTAA